The proteins below are encoded in one region of Clostridium estertheticum:
- a CDS encoding alpha/beta hydrolase — protein sequence MLIIISFIVILIIITSIILIVGWHFSSIVIYPEVRSYTCTYDNEVKEGKIEIEQFNNLEKQEVYIDSEYNYKIHGFFFPNNGSKKVIILCHGITCSLYSSVKYMDMFLKKDFAIFIYDHRNHGLSGGCNTSFGYYEKFDLKKCTDWLFDKLGKNIIIGLHGESMGAGTALQNIAIDDRINFCIEDCGYSDAQDLFSRRLKKDYNINNFALIKLASKISKIRTGWDFKDVSPITTLPKVKVPILFIHGEDDDYVPTYMCKQMYAATNSYKDIYIAQKSGHAQSYWNNKDEYTKRIYKFLTDINII from the coding sequence ATGTTAATTATAATATCTTTTATAGTCATATTAATTATTATTACTAGTATCATTTTAATTGTAGGTTGGCATTTTTCTAGTATAGTCATCTATCCCGAGGTTAGAAGCTATACTTGTACATATGATAATGAAGTAAAAGAAGGAAAAATAGAAATAGAACAATTCAATAATTTGGAAAAACAAGAGGTATATATAGATTCAGAGTATAATTATAAAATTCACGGATTTTTCTTTCCGAATAATGGTTCAAAAAAAGTTATTATACTGTGTCATGGAATAACTTGTAGTTTATATTCTTCTGTTAAATACATGGATATGTTTCTAAAAAAAGACTTTGCTATCTTTATTTATGATCATAGAAATCATGGTTTAAGTGGGGGATGTAACACTTCATTTGGTTATTACGAAAAGTTTGATTTAAAAAAATGCACTGATTGGTTATTTGATAAATTAGGAAAAAACATTATAATTGGTCTACATGGAGAATCCATGGGTGCTGGCACAGCTCTTCAAAATATTGCAATCGACGATAGAATTAATTTCTGCATAGAAGACTGCGGTTACTCTGATGCGCAAGATTTATTTAGCCGCAGATTGAAGAAGGATTATAATATAAACAATTTTGCTTTAATAAAATTAGCAAGTAAAATCAGCAAAATTCGAACAGGATGGGATTTTAAAGATGTGTCACCTATAACAACTCTACCAAAAGTAAAAGTTCCGATTTTGTTCATTCACGGAGAAGATGACGATTATGTACCTACCTATATGTGTAAACAAATGTATGCAGCTACGAACAGCTACAAGGATATATATATTGCTCAAAAGTCGGGTCATGCGCAATCATACTGGAATAACAAAGATGAATATACAAAACGGATTTACAAATTTTTAACAGATATTAATATAATTTAA
- a CDS encoding TRM11 family SAM-dependent methyltransferase yields the protein MFHLLQNEKKYLYITNYSSDEESLCKMEIKCLFNKPLNDKYLFSNIHIDPSRSPFIKKCISVMYTGETMEIIIEQINNDELTSNKYKVAYINAPNENVGFHESRRIEFEIGFSILGECEMKKPETIFGITKIANTWIFGKCESNTSEWLQRNKKPFSYSNALKVNVCRAIVNIAVGNNLNCSVVDPCCGIGTVLIEAISMHINIKGYEINPLIGKNAKTNLRYFGYEDVITIGDMNNIQNKYDVAIVDLPYGIFTQITTAQQLAIMSSTRRIAAKMVIVTFDDMEEQIKSVGFRIDDRCSVSKGTFQRHIYICS from the coding sequence ATGTTTCATCTATTACAAAATGAAAAAAAGTATTTATACATCACTAATTATTCCAGTGACGAAGAAAGTTTATGTAAAATGGAAATTAAATGTCTTTTCAATAAACCTCTTAATGATAAATATCTATTTTCTAATATACACATAGACCCCTCTAGAAGTCCTTTTATAAAAAAATGCATTTCAGTAATGTATACGGGAGAAACAATGGAGATAATTATAGAGCAAATTAATAATGACGAATTAACTAGTAATAAATATAAAGTTGCTTATATTAATGCGCCTAATGAAAATGTAGGTTTTCATGAGAGTCGTAGAATTGAATTTGAAATAGGCTTTAGCATACTTGGAGAATGTGAAATGAAAAAACCAGAAACTATTTTTGGTATAACAAAAATAGCAAACACATGGATATTTGGTAAATGTGAAAGCAACACTTCTGAATGGTTACAACGGAACAAAAAACCTTTTTCTTACTCTAATGCATTAAAGGTTAACGTTTGTAGAGCAATTGTTAACATAGCCGTAGGTAATAATCTAAACTGTAGTGTTGTAGATCCCTGTTGTGGCATTGGAACAGTACTAATTGAAGCCATTTCAATGCATATTAATATTAAAGGGTATGAAATAAACCCTTTAATTGGTAAAAACGCTAAGACGAATCTTCGATATTTTGGATATGAGGATGTGATAACTATTGGTGATATGAATAATATTCAAAATAAATATGATGTAGCTATTGTTGATCTTCCCTATGGCATATTTACTCAAATTACGACAGCTCAGCAGTTAGCTATTATGAGTAGTACGCGTAGGATAGCGGCTAAAATGGTAATTGTTACTTTTGATGATATGGAAGAACAAATTAAATCTGTTGGCTTTCGCATAGATGATAGGTGCAGTGTATCAAAAGGAACCTTTCAAAGACACATATACATATGTAGTTAA
- a CDS encoding lmo0937 family membrane protein — protein MGFLRWLGGIIVFFWVLGLIFKIGGGMIHILLVIAAIVFIVDMISGRKKV, from the coding sequence ATGGGATTTTTACGTTGGTTAGGTGGAATAATAGTATTCTTTTGGGTTTTAGGACTTATATTTAAAATAGGTGGTGGTATGATCCATATATTACTTGTAATAGCCGCAATAGTATTTATAGTGGATATGATTTCAGGTAGAAAAAAAGTCTGA
- a CDS encoding ROK family protein, giving the protein MYIGIDLGGTNIAIGIVDENGKIVHEESCETRSEREPQELIDDMIALVLKVLDEYHMQLNEITAIGVGIPGLADKDGNVIFCVNLGWRNVPLRKMLEDALHTPVYIDNDATVAALAEYESGSMQNCKSGLMLTLGTGIGGGIILNGEIYSGFNGVGSELGHTVIGENFYNCNCGRNGCLETFASSTAIIKYTKKLIMEMNEPTIIMENVEGNIDNLNAKIIFDCAKKGDKIATLAVNRLIKYLGIGILNIVNFIDPEIIVLGGGIAGAGQYLLDLITKEVIANKYYKDLPIAKIVLAQLGNKAGVIGAAMVAKHGDV; this is encoded by the coding sequence ATGTATATAGGTATTGATTTAGGAGGTACTAATATTGCTATTGGTATTGTTGATGAGAATGGAAAAATAGTACACGAAGAATCATGTGAAACAAGGTCAGAAAGAGAACCACAAGAACTAATAGATGATATGATAGCTCTAGTTCTAAAGGTTCTAGACGAATACCATATGCAACTTAACGAAATAACAGCTATAGGGGTCGGTATTCCAGGTCTAGCCGATAAGGATGGTAATGTAATATTTTGTGTCAATCTTGGTTGGAGAAATGTACCATTGCGAAAGATGTTAGAAGACGCACTTCATACACCGGTTTACATAGATAATGATGCAACAGTGGCTGCACTTGCTGAATATGAGAGTGGTTCAATGCAAAATTGTAAAAGCGGTTTAATGCTAACTTTAGGTACAGGTATTGGTGGTGGAATTATTTTAAATGGCGAAATCTATAGTGGGTTTAATGGCGTAGGCTCAGAACTTGGACATACAGTTATTGGTGAAAATTTTTATAATTGTAATTGTGGAAGAAACGGCTGTCTAGAGACATTTGCATCGTCTACTGCTATAATAAAATACACGAAAAAACTAATTATGGAAATGAATGAACCTACTATAATAATGGAAAATGTGGAAGGTAATATAGATAATCTAAATGCAAAAATAATCTTTGATTGTGCTAAAAAAGGGGACAAAATAGCCACCTTAGCTGTTAATAGATTAATAAAATATTTAGGTATAGGCATCCTTAATATAGTTAATTTTATTGATCCAGAAATAATTGTATTGGGTGGTGGAATTGCAGGGGCAGGTCAATATCTTTTGGATTTGATCACAAAAGAAGTAATCGCAAATAAGTATTATAAGGATTTACCTATTGCTAAAATTGTTTTAGCGCAGTTAGGTAATAAAGCGGGTGTAATTGGTGCAGCAATGGTCGCAAAACATGGAGATGTATAA
- a CDS encoding YgiQ family radical SAM protein, producing MKDNKYLPISKQDIADRGWTELDFIIVTGDAYVDHHSFGTAIISRVLENEGYKVGIIAQPDWKNIDDFKKLGKPRLGFLVNSGNMDSMVNHYTVSKKIREKDLYSPGAKMGLRPDRATIVYCNRIKEAYKNVPLIIGGIEASLRRFAHYDYWSDKVRKSMLIDSGADLLIYGMGEKQVVNIAEKLNEGIDIKDITQVLGTCYVTDDIENIEGYIEIASYKEVCRDVHKYSEAFKIQYDEQDPIRGIGIVQKHANKYLVQNKPEMPLTREELDIVYGLPYQKNYHPSYEAMGGIPAIEEVQFSLVSSRGCFGSCAFCAITFHQGRIVQSRSENSLIEEAIQITKLKDFKGYIHDVGGPTANFRRPACDKQLKVGACKDRQCLHPSPCKNLDVDHMEYLKLLRKLRELPNIKKVFVRSGLRYDYIMADKDDTFLNELIKHHVSGQLKVAPEHVAHKVLKYMGKPAGKTYNKFLEKFYASTEKIGKKQYVIPYFMSSHPGCTLESSIELAEYLRDINYQPEQVQDFYPTPGTLSTTMFYTGFDPITLEEVHIPKTKNEKAMQRALLQYKDPMKYDLVLSALTQAGREDLIGYGPKCLVKPRGKKNKEQFNNESGKQKEFKGGNKGKINNIKSKTKDEPISKRLKDKSKPTVTQGRPSQGTKSTNKKKSKLKKRQ from the coding sequence ATTAAAGATAATAAATATTTACCTATTAGCAAACAAGATATTGCAGATAGAGGCTGGACCGAATTAGATTTCATTATAGTTACAGGTGATGCATATGTAGATCATCATAGTTTTGGAACTGCAATCATATCAAGGGTTTTAGAAAATGAAGGTTATAAAGTAGGAATAATAGCCCAACCTGATTGGAAAAATATAGATGACTTCAAAAAATTAGGTAAGCCAAGACTTGGATTTCTGGTTAATTCTGGAAATATGGATTCTATGGTTAATCATTATACCGTAAGCAAGAAAATAAGAGAAAAAGACTTATATTCTCCAGGTGCAAAAATGGGCCTAAGACCTGATAGAGCAACAATAGTCTATTGCAATAGAATTAAGGAAGCTTATAAAAATGTTCCTCTTATTATTGGTGGCATAGAAGCAAGTTTAAGGCGCTTTGCACATTATGATTATTGGAGTGATAAGGTAAGAAAATCAATGCTTATAGATAGCGGAGCAGATTTATTAATCTATGGCATGGGTGAAAAACAAGTCGTTAATATTGCTGAAAAGTTAAATGAAGGCATAGATATAAAAGATATCACACAAGTACTAGGAACCTGTTATGTTACTGACGATATAGAAAATATAGAAGGCTACATTGAAATAGCATCTTATAAAGAAGTATGTAGAGATGTACATAAATATTCAGAGGCCTTTAAAATACAATATGATGAGCAAGATCCCATTCGCGGAATTGGTATTGTGCAAAAACATGCGAATAAGTATCTTGTACAAAATAAACCAGAAATGCCCCTTACGAGAGAAGAATTAGATATAGTTTATGGCTTGCCATATCAGAAAAATTATCACCCTAGTTATGAAGCAATGGGCGGAATACCTGCTATAGAGGAAGTTCAGTTTAGTTTAGTAAGTTCGAGAGGATGTTTTGGGAGTTGCGCCTTTTGCGCCATAACTTTTCATCAAGGAAGAATTGTGCAAAGTAGAAGTGAGAATTCACTAATTGAGGAAGCAATTCAAATTACAAAACTTAAAGATTTCAAAGGATATATTCATGATGTAGGAGGCCCTACAGCTAATTTTAGAAGGCCAGCATGTGATAAACAGTTAAAGGTAGGTGCTTGCAAGGATAGACAATGTCTACATCCTAGCCCGTGTAAAAATTTAGACGTTGATCATATGGAATATTTAAAACTCCTAAGAAAATTAAGAGAACTTCCAAATATAAAAAAAGTTTTTGTACGTTCAGGACTGCGTTATGATTATATTATGGCGGATAAAGATGATACTTTTTTAAATGAACTTATAAAACATCATGTTAGTGGACAGCTTAAGGTCGCACCAGAACATGTTGCTCATAAAGTTCTAAAATATATGGGTAAGCCAGCAGGGAAAACCTATAATAAATTTTTAGAAAAATTCTATGCGTCTACTGAGAAAATAGGTAAAAAACAATACGTTATTCCTTATTTTATGTCTAGTCATCCTGGATGCACATTAGAATCATCAATAGAACTAGCAGAATACCTTAGAGATATTAATTATCAACCAGAACAAGTACAAGATTTTTATCCAACACCTGGTACTCTGTCAACTACTATGTTTTATACGGGTTTCGATCCAATAACTCTTGAAGAAGTTCATATACCTAAAACAAAAAATGAAAAGGCTATGCAAAGGGCACTTCTTCAATATAAGGACCCTATGAAATACGATTTAGTATTATCAGCTTTAACACAAGCTGGGAGAGAAGACCTTATTGGTTATGGCCCTAAGTGCCTAGTAAAACCTAGAGGAAAAAAGAATAAAGAACAATTTAATAATGAGAGTGGAAAGCAAAAAGAATTTAAAGGTGGAAATAAGGGCAAAATTAATAACATAAAGAGTAAAACTAAGGATGAACCTATAAGCAAAAGACTAAAAGATAAAAGCAAACCTACAGTAACCCAAGGTAGGCCAAGTCAGGGAACTAAAAGTACTAATAAAAAGAAATCAAAACTTAAGAAAAGACAATAG